One window of Hylemonella gracilis genomic DNA carries:
- the secD gene encoding protein translocase subunit SecD has product MNRYPLWKYAIIVIALLVGAIYTAPNFFGEAPAVQVSPARASQKVDLGVQARVEEALKQAGLSPLAVQLDTGGAGGSLRVRFDSPDAQLRAKDAINHALNPDPAASAYIVALNLISNTPAWLSSLRAAPMYLGLDLRGGVHFMLQVDMQAALTKKAESLAGDLRTTLREKNIRHGGIARNGETIEIRLRGTGADAAATLDATRRVLLDQFGDLQLAESSDGADTKLSLGLKPAAMRLVQEQALKQNITTLHNRINELGVAEPVIQQQGADRIVVQLPGVQDTAKAKDILGRTATLELRMVDESTEGRAAELGTGPVPFTSERYLERNGQPVIVRKQVVLTGENLTDAQPGFDSQTHEPTVNLVLDAKGARIFKDVTRENIGKRMAIILFEKGQGEVVTAPVIRGEIGGGRVQISGRMSTTEAADTALLLRAGSLAAPMEIIEERTIGPSLGADNISKGFASVTWGFVAVAAFMCVYYMLFGVFSAVALAVNLLLLVAVLSMLQATLTLPGMAAMALVLGMAIDANVLVNERVREELRNGASPQAAIQTGYERAWATILDSNVTTLIAGLALLAFGTGPVRGFAVVHCLGIVTSMFSAVFFSRGLVNLWYGSRKKLKSVSIGTVWRPEGHATGKTEQ; this is encoded by the coding sequence ATGAACCGTTACCCGCTGTGGAAATACGCGATCATCGTGATCGCCTTGCTGGTGGGCGCCATTTATACGGCGCCCAATTTCTTTGGTGAAGCCCCGGCGGTGCAGGTGTCGCCCGCTCGCGCCAGCCAGAAAGTGGACCTGGGCGTGCAGGCGCGCGTCGAGGAAGCGCTGAAGCAGGCTGGCTTGTCGCCGCTGGCCGTGCAGCTGGACACCGGTGGAGCGGGCGGATCGTTGCGCGTGCGCTTCGATTCGCCGGATGCGCAACTGCGGGCCAAGGACGCGATCAACCACGCGCTCAACCCCGATCCGGCCGCCTCGGCCTACATCGTGGCGCTCAACCTGATCTCCAACACGCCTGCCTGGCTCAGCTCGCTGCGCGCCGCGCCCATGTACCTGGGGTTGGACCTGCGCGGCGGCGTGCACTTCATGCTGCAGGTAGACATGCAGGCCGCGCTGACCAAGAAAGCCGAGTCACTGGCCGGTGATTTGCGCACCACCCTGCGTGAGAAGAACATCCGGCACGGCGGCATCGCGCGCAATGGCGAGACGATCGAAATCCGCCTGCGTGGCACAGGCGCTGACGCCGCCGCCACGCTGGACGCCACCCGGCGCGTGCTGCTGGACCAATTCGGTGATCTGCAACTCGCCGAGAGCAGCGACGGCGCCGACACCAAGCTGAGTCTGGGCCTCAAGCCTGCGGCCATGCGGCTGGTGCAGGAGCAGGCGCTCAAGCAGAACATCACCACCCTGCACAACCGCATCAACGAACTCGGCGTGGCCGAGCCGGTGATCCAGCAGCAGGGCGCCGACCGCATCGTCGTGCAGCTGCCCGGCGTGCAGGACACGGCCAAGGCCAAGGACATCCTGGGCCGCACCGCCACGCTGGAACTGCGCATGGTGGACGAGAGCACGGAAGGCCGCGCCGCCGAGCTGGGCACCGGTCCGGTGCCCTTCACGTCCGAGCGCTACCTCGAGCGCAATGGCCAGCCCGTCATCGTCAGGAAGCAGGTGGTCCTGACCGGTGAGAACCTGACCGACGCGCAGCCAGGCTTTGACAGCCAGACCCATGAGCCGACCGTCAACCTGGTGCTGGACGCCAAGGGCGCGCGCATCTTCAAGGATGTGACGCGCGAGAACATCGGCAAGCGCATGGCCATCATCCTGTTCGAGAAGGGCCAGGGCGAGGTCGTGACCGCGCCGGTCATCCGGGGTGAGATCGGGGGTGGTCGGGTGCAGATCTCTGGTCGCATGAGCACGACCGAGGCGGCCGATACCGCCCTGCTGCTGCGCGCCGGCTCGCTGGCCGCGCCGATGGAGATCATCGAGGAACGCACCATCGGCCCCAGCCTGGGCGCCGACAACATCAGCAAGGGTTTTGCCAGCGTGACCTGGGGCTTCGTCGCCGTGGCGGCCTTCATGTGCGTCTACTACATGCTGTTTGGCGTGTTCTCCGCCGTGGCCCTGGCGGTCAACCTGCTGCTGCTGGTGGCCGTGCTGTCCATGCTGCAGGCCACGCTGACCCTGCCGGGCATGGCGGCCATGGCCCTGGTGCTGGGCATGGCCATCGACGCCAACGTGCTGGTCAACGAGCGGGTGCGCGAGGAGCTGCGCAATGGGGCCTCGCCTCAGGCGGCCATCCAGACGGGCTACGAGCGTGCCTGGGCCACGATCCTCGACTCCAATGTCACCACGCTGATCGCGGGCCTGGCCTTGTTGGCCTTTGGCACGGGGCCGGTGCGGGGTTTCGCCGTCGTGCACTGCCTGGGCATCGTGACCAGCATGTTCTCCGCCGTGTTCTTCTCGCGCGGGCTGGTCAACCTCTGGTACGGCAGCCGCAAGAAGCTCAAGAGCGTGTCCATCGGGACGGTCTGGCGGCCGGAGGGTCACGCGACTGGGAAGACGGAGCAGTAA
- the secF gene encoding protein translocase subunit SecF, translating to MEFFKIKRDIPFMRHALVLNVVSTVTFLLAVFFLVTRGLHLSVEFTGGTLMEVSYTQAADLEAIRGGIAKLGYTDVQVQNFGTARDVLIRLPALKGVTSSEQSAQVLGVLQAVDAGATLRRSEFVGPQVGDELALDGLKALAFVVIGIVIYLALRFEWKFGVAGIIANLHDVVIILGFFAFFQWEFSLPVLAAVLAVLGYSVNESVVIFDRIRESFRRQRKMDVKATIDHAITSTISRTIITHGSTQLVVLSMLIFGGPTLHYFAMALTIGICFGIYSSVFVAASIAMWLGVKREDLVKAVPDKAKLDPKDPNSGAVV from the coding sequence ATGGAGTTCTTCAAGATCAAACGCGACATTCCCTTCATGCGCCACGCGTTGGTGCTGAATGTCGTTTCCACTGTCACCTTCCTGCTGGCGGTGTTCTTCCTGGTCACGCGCGGGCTGCATCTGTCGGTCGAGTTCACCGGCGGCACGCTCATGGAGGTGAGCTACACCCAGGCCGCCGATCTGGAGGCCATCCGCGGCGGCATCGCCAAGCTGGGCTACACCGACGTGCAGGTGCAGAACTTCGGCACGGCACGCGATGTGCTGATTCGCCTGCCCGCCCTCAAGGGCGTGACGTCGAGTGAGCAGAGCGCCCAGGTGCTGGGCGTGTTGCAGGCCGTGGATGCGGGTGCCACCTTGCGGCGCAGCGAATTCGTCGGTCCGCAGGTCGGCGACGAACTGGCACTGGACGGGCTCAAGGCGCTGGCTTTCGTGGTGATCGGCATCGTGATCTACCTGGCCTTGCGCTTCGAGTGGAAGTTCGGTGTCGCCGGCATCATCGCCAACCTGCACGATGTGGTCATCATCCTCGGCTTCTTCGCCTTCTTCCAGTGGGAGTTCTCGCTGCCCGTGCTGGCGGCGGTGCTGGCCGTTCTGGGGTATTCGGTCAACGAATCGGTCGTGATCTTCGACCGCATCCGCGAGAGTTTCCGGCGTCAGCGCAAGATGGACGTGAAGGCTACCATCGATCACGCCATCACCAGCACCATCAGCCGCACCATCATCACGCACGGCAGCACGCAGCTGGTGGTGCTGTCCATGCTGATTTTCGGCGGCCCCACCCTGCACTACTTCGCCATGGCGCTGACCATCGGCATCTGCTTCGGCATCTACTCGTCCGTCTTCGTGGCGGCCTCGATCGCCATGTGGCTGGGCGTCAAGCGAGAAGACCTGGTCAAGGCCGTGCCTGACAAGGCCAAGCTCGATCCCAAGGATCCGAACTCCGGGGCCGTGGTCTGA
- a CDS encoding cytochrome b: MGTSSSSPYDALSRVLHWLTALAVLVAFILGPEGFGRLMRQGVDPATRIGIVWHESLGLLVLGLTLIRLIWVALRPRAPEFPMPTWMRLASKAVHGLLWLLLLALPVTALLTLGGEGHPLTLLGGVRVEQLPWITGSALARMVDWGDLHGALGDTIVWLAGLHALAALYHHAVLKDGVLAAMLPWLARRGAR; this comes from the coding sequence ATGGGCACATCTTCCTCGTCTCCTTATGACGCGCTGAGCCGCGTCCTGCACTGGCTCACGGCCCTGGCCGTGCTCGTGGCCTTCATCCTGGGGCCGGAGGGTTTCGGTCGCCTGATGCGTCAGGGTGTGGACCCGGCCACCCGCATCGGCATCGTCTGGCACGAAAGCCTGGGCCTGTTGGTGCTCGGGCTGACCCTGATCCGCCTGATCTGGGTGGCGCTGCGCCCGCGGGCGCCCGAGTTCCCGATGCCGACCTGGATGCGCCTCGCCTCCAAGGCCGTCCATGGCCTGCTCTGGCTGCTGCTATTGGCCTTGCCGGTCACGGCCTTGCTGACCCTGGGCGGAGAAGGTCACCCGCTGACCTTGCTCGGAGGCGTGCGGGTGGAGCAGCTGCCGTGGATCACGGGTTCCGCGTTGGCGCGGATGGTGGATTGGGGCGACCTGCACGGGGCCCTGGGTGACACCATCGTGTGGCTGGCCGGTTTGCATGCTCTGGCCGCGCTCTACCACCATGCCGTGCTCAAGGACGGCGTGCTCGCGGCCATGCTGCCCTGGCTGGCGCGGCGTGGCGCCCGCTGA
- a CDS encoding DMT family transporter has product MQKKPTHLALAAACGAGFLWGTGALVVQVLIQRHGFTPENISFWRFVVGAVVLLAVFGRPAQWPGFWRTLRPMLVTLLAAGAAMAGYVLLWFYGIERIGAAIPTLIALCLPPVLVTLVALVRGQERASWPLLGLLGLSLLGTLLLVLPHDAGANGPAASTTDRWQLALGVGFAVGSALLYTGFTLVSGRLSSTLGAGPATLGLTVVAAAVMGLSALHRPLQWPTDVPPQAWFLYLGIVTAALALLAFSWGAARLSPTLLTIAVLMEPLTTVLLAAWLLGEQLSLSQWLGGAFLLASIWGLGQRESRRTP; this is encoded by the coding sequence ATGCAAAAGAAACCCACCCATCTCGCTCTGGCCGCCGCCTGCGGCGCCGGCTTCCTCTGGGGCACGGGCGCGCTCGTCGTGCAGGTGCTGATCCAGCGCCACGGCTTCACGCCCGAAAACATCTCCTTCTGGCGTTTTGTCGTGGGTGCCGTCGTGTTGCTGGCCGTCTTCGGCCGCCCCGCGCAATGGCCCGGGTTCTGGCGAACGTTGCGTCCAATGCTGGTCACCCTGCTGGCCGCGGGCGCGGCCATGGCGGGTTATGTGCTGCTGTGGTTCTATGGCATCGAGCGCATCGGCGCGGCCATCCCGACCTTGATCGCGCTGTGCCTGCCGCCGGTGCTGGTCACCCTGGTGGCGTTGGTGCGCGGCCAGGAGCGCGCGAGCTGGCCGCTGCTGGGGTTGCTGGGGCTGTCTTTGCTGGGCACTTTGCTGCTGGTGCTGCCGCACGACGCTGGCGCCAACGGGCCTGCAGCGTCAACCACCGACCGCTGGCAACTGGCGCTGGGCGTGGGCTTCGCGGTCGGCTCGGCCTTGCTCTACACGGGCTTCACGCTGGTCAGTGGCAGGCTTTCGAGCACGCTGGGGGCCGGTCCGGCCACCTTGGGTCTGACCGTGGTGGCTGCCGCCGTCATGGGCCTGTCTGCCCTGCACCGCCCCTTGCAATGGCCGACCGATGTGCCGCCACAAGCCTGGTTTCTGTACCTGGGCATCGTCACCGCGGCGCTGGCCCTGCTGGCTTTCAGCTGGGGGGCGGCGCGCCTGTCGCCGACGCTGCTGACCATCGCGGTCCTGATGGAGCCGCTCACCACCGTGCTGCTGGCCGCCTGGCTGCTCGGCGAGCAGCTGAGCCTGTCGCAATGGCTGGGTGGCGCGTTTCTGCTCGCCAGCATTTGGGGCCTGGGCCAGCGCGAGAGCCGGCGCACGCCTTGA
- a CDS encoding Lrp/AsnC family transcriptional regulator, which translates to MRNKSAANAHDATLDAIDRAILRELQADGRCSNLELAQRVHLSPSACLRRVKTLEDAGVIARYVALLNPRAIGKSGASFTIVNLESTAQARIEAFEQAVLDQPEILDCHYVAGSNDYLIRFSYRDAEDLERLHREVLMRLPGVARVNSMLVLRTVKKTTALPLE; encoded by the coding sequence ATGCGAAATAAGTCGGCCGCGAACGCACATGATGCCACGCTGGACGCCATCGATCGCGCCATCCTGCGAGAGCTGCAGGCGGACGGGCGCTGCTCCAATCTGGAGCTGGCGCAGCGCGTCCACCTGTCGCCCTCGGCCTGCCTGCGGCGCGTCAAAACCCTGGAAGATGCGGGTGTCATCGCCCGCTACGTGGCCCTGCTGAACCCGCGTGCCATCGGCAAGAGCGGCGCCAGCTTCACCATCGTCAACCTCGAGAGCACCGCGCAGGCGCGGATCGAGGCTTTCGAGCAAGCGGTACTGGACCAGCCGGAAATCCTGGACTGCCACTACGTGGCCGGCAGCAACGATTACCTCATCCGCTTCAGCTACCGCGACGCCGAGGACCTGGAGCGCCTGCACCGCGAGGTGCTGATGCGCCTGCCGGGCGTGGCGCGGGTCAATTCCATGCTGGTGCTGCGCACCGTCAAGAAGACCACGGCGCTGCCACTGGAATAA
- a CDS encoding aspartate aminotransferase family protein, whose translation MNQAIDASLLAQTTAHATAMDAFWMPFTASRQFKSAPRLLAKAKDMHFWTPEGRQILDGIAGLWCVNAGHARPKIVEAVQKQVAELDFAPPFNMAHPKAFELAERLTQITPKGLNRVFFTNSGSESVDTALKMAVAYHRARGQGTRTRFIGRERGYHGVNFGGISVGGIVGNRKAFGPLLTGVDHLRHTYDSARNGYSRGVPLHGGPEFAEDLERIVALHDASTIAAVIVEPVAGSTGVVLPPEGYLQRLREICDKHGILLIFDEVITGFGRLGAPFGATRFGVTPDLMTTAKGISNGTVPMGAVFARQTIHETLTDVDSAPHVIEFAHGYTYSAHPLACAAALATLDTYAEEGLLTRGAELESYFADALHALKGLPNVIDIRNIGLVGAVELTPLAGLPGKRAFDVFLQCFDQGVLIRTTGDTIAMSPPLIISKAQIDQLVGTLADVLKRS comes from the coding sequence ATGAACCAAGCCATCGACGCCTCCCTGCTGGCCCAGACGACCGCCCACGCGACGGCCATGGACGCCTTCTGGATGCCCTTCACCGCCAGCCGTCAGTTCAAAAGCGCGCCGCGTCTGCTGGCCAAGGCCAAGGACATGCATTTCTGGACCCCCGAGGGCCGCCAGATCCTGGACGGCATCGCCGGCCTCTGGTGTGTGAATGCGGGTCATGCGCGCCCGAAGATCGTCGAGGCCGTGCAGAAACAGGTGGCCGAGCTGGATTTCGCGCCGCCCTTCAACATGGCGCATCCCAAGGCCTTCGAGTTGGCCGAGCGTCTGACCCAGATCACGCCCAAGGGTTTGAATCGTGTGTTCTTCACCAACTCCGGTTCGGAATCGGTGGACACCGCGCTCAAGATGGCCGTGGCCTATCACCGCGCGCGCGGTCAGGGCACGCGCACGCGCTTCATCGGGCGCGAACGTGGCTACCACGGCGTCAATTTCGGCGGCATCTCGGTGGGGGGCATCGTGGGCAACCGCAAGGCCTTCGGCCCACTGCTCACGGGCGTGGACCACCTGCGCCACACGTATGACTCGGCGCGCAACGGCTACAGCCGCGGCGTGCCCCTGCACGGCGGCCCCGAATTCGCCGAGGACCTGGAGCGCATCGTGGCACTGCACGACGCCAGCACCATCGCCGCCGTGATCGTCGAGCCCGTGGCCGGCTCCACGGGCGTCGTGCTGCCGCCCGAGGGGTATCTCCAGCGCCTGCGCGAGATCTGCGACAAGCACGGCATCCTGCTGATCTTCGACGAGGTCATCACCGGCTTCGGCCGTCTGGGCGCGCCCTTTGGCGCCACGCGCTTCGGTGTCACGCCTGACCTGATGACCACGGCCAAGGGCATCAGCAACGGCACGGTGCCCATGGGCGCGGTGTTCGCGCGCCAGACCATCCACGAGACGCTGACCGACGTTGACAGCGCACCCCATGTCATCGAGTTCGCGCATGGTTACACCTACTCGGCCCATCCTCTGGCCTGCGCGGCGGCTTTGGCCACGCTGGACACGTACGCCGAGGAAGGGCTGCTTACGCGCGGTGCCGAACTCGAAAGCTATTTCGCCGATGCCCTGCACGCCTTGAAGGGCCTGCCGAATGTGATCGACATCCGCAACATCGGCTTGGTGGGCGCGGTGGAGTTGACCCCGCTCGCCGGCTTGCCGGGCAAGCGCGCCTTCGATGTCTTCCTCCAGTGTTTCGACCAGGGGGTGCTGATTCGCACCACGGGCGACACCATCGCCATGTCGCCGCCGCTGATCATCTCGAAGGCGCAGATCGACCAGCTGGTCGGCACGCTGGCCGACGTGTTGAAACGGTCCTGA
- a CDS encoding NAD(P)/FAD-dependent oxidoreductase, translating into MSLLKTDQELTRNSYYAATAPRTQRHAPLQDDVSADVAVVGGGLAGLSAALELSARGYSVVLLEAREVGWGASGRNGGQVIAGLASDIAVIEEQLGAAVARRVWDMTVEAVNLVHERRARHAIECEWQSGYLTLAVNARKAKALRAWQEEMRQRYDFHSRWIEPRDMPRWIASPRFHSGVHDDFNGHLHPLKYTLGLAAAVAQAGVRIHENTAVTALEAQAEGAFTTLRTTARVAGRDAVPGSVRARHVLLAGNVYLQEVARALEARIMPVGTYIIASEPMDPALAGSLIPSGAAVCDTNFVLDYFRPMQDHRMLYGGRVSYSTATPMNLAESMRKRMLLSFPQLTNVKAEYAWGGFVDISMNRAPDFGRLSERTGENRHANIYYLQGFSGHGLALTGLAGKLVSEAIAGQAERFDIFSRIQHRAFPGGRWLRTPALVLGMAYYRIKDLL; encoded by the coding sequence ATGTCCCTGCTCAAGACCGACCAGGAGCTGACCCGGAACTCGTATTACGCCGCGACCGCCCCGCGCACGCAGCGCCACGCCCCCCTGCAGGATGACGTGAGCGCCGACGTCGCCGTGGTTGGCGGGGGCCTGGCCGGCCTGTCGGCCGCGCTGGAACTGAGCGCAAGAGGCTACAGCGTGGTGCTGCTGGAAGCGCGCGAGGTGGGCTGGGGGGCTTCGGGTCGCAATGGGGGGCAGGTCATCGCCGGGCTTGCGAGCGACATCGCCGTGATCGAGGAGCAGCTCGGCGCCGCCGTGGCCCGTCGCGTCTGGGACATGACGGTCGAGGCCGTGAATCTGGTGCACGAACGTCGCGCCCGCCACGCCATCGAATGCGAATGGCAGTCCGGTTACCTGACTCTGGCCGTCAATGCACGCAAGGCCAAGGCCCTGCGCGCCTGGCAGGAGGAGATGCGCCAGCGCTACGACTTTCACAGCCGCTGGATCGAGCCCAGGGACATGCCGCGCTGGATCGCCAGCCCGCGCTTTCACAGCGGCGTCCACGACGATTTCAACGGGCATCTGCATCCGCTCAAGTACACGCTCGGGCTGGCGGCCGCGGTGGCGCAGGCGGGTGTGCGCATCCACGAGAACACCGCCGTGACGGCCCTAGAGGCGCAGGCCGAGGGCGCGTTTACCACGCTACGCACCACGGCGCGGGTCGCGGGTCGAGATGCCGTCCCGGGCAGCGTGCGCGCCCGGCACGTGTTGCTCGCCGGCAATGTCTACCTGCAGGAGGTGGCCCGCGCACTGGAGGCGCGGATCATGCCGGTGGGCACCTACATCATCGCCTCCGAGCCCATGGACCCAGCCTTGGCCGGCTCGCTGATCCCCAGTGGCGCTGCGGTCTGCGACACCAACTTTGTGCTGGATTACTTCCGCCCCATGCAGGACCACCGCATGCTCTACGGCGGGCGCGTCAGCTACAGCACGGCCACGCCCATGAACCTGGCCGAAAGCATGCGCAAGCGCATGCTGCTGTCTTTCCCGCAGCTGACGAATGTGAAGGCTGAATATGCCTGGGGTGGCTTCGTGGACATCTCGATGAACCGTGCGCCGGACTTCGGTCGCCTGTCCGAGCGCACGGGTGAAAACAGGCACGCCAATATTTATTATCTTCAAGGCTTTTCCGGCCATGGCTTGGCGTTGACCGGTTTGGCGGGTAAGCTGGTGTCCGAAGCCATCGCGGGGCAGGCCGAGCGCTTCGACATCTTCTCGCGCATTCAGCACCGCGCCTTTCCCGGTGGGCGCTGGCTGCGCACCCCGGCGCTGGTGCTGGGCATGGCCTACTACCGCATCAAGGATCTGCTGTGA
- a CDS encoding gamma-glutamyl-gamma-aminobutyrate hydrolase family protein yields MPSCNRQVGDFPFHIAGKKYIDAVRLAGCQPLVVPGAEDAQEMQALLDLADGVFLTGSPSNVHPSHFGEAVHDLGLPLDPARDAWTLPFIRAALERGIPLFAICRGFQETNVALGGSLHQAVQEVEGKNDHRGAPHDPKAPPEVVYALAHPVRVQSGGRLAGIVGQEEFQVNSVHGQGVNRLAPGLRVEARAPDGMVEAFSAEVVAGRPVPGFNLCVQWHPEWMAAHNPISLKLFRAFGEACVLYRDRHRAPQPATLSA; encoded by the coding sequence GTGCCCTCCTGCAACCGACAGGTCGGGGACTTTCCCTTCCACATCGCTGGCAAGAAGTACATCGACGCGGTGCGTCTGGCCGGCTGCCAGCCGCTGGTCGTGCCGGGTGCGGAGGATGCGCAGGAAATGCAGGCACTGTTGGACCTCGCCGATGGCGTGTTCCTGACGGGCTCGCCGTCCAACGTTCATCCCAGTCATTTCGGCGAAGCGGTGCACGACCTCGGCCTGCCGCTCGACCCCGCGCGCGATGCCTGGACCTTGCCCTTCATCCGCGCCGCGTTGGAGCGTGGCATCCCCTTGTTCGCGATCTGCCGTGGTTTCCAGGAAACCAATGTGGCGCTCGGCGGCAGCCTGCACCAGGCGGTGCAGGAGGTCGAGGGCAAGAATGACCATCGCGGCGCACCCCATGATCCGAAAGCGCCGCCCGAGGTGGTCTATGCACTCGCGCATCCGGTGCGGGTGCAGTCTGGCGGCCGGCTCGCGGGCATCGTCGGGCAGGAGGAATTCCAGGTCAATTCCGTGCATGGCCAGGGCGTGAACCGGCTGGCGCCCGGGCTGCGCGTGGAAGCTCGCGCACCCGATGGCATGGTCGAAGCTTTCTCCGCCGAGGTGGTCGCCGGCCGACCCGTGCCAGGGTTCAATCTGTGCGTGCAGTGGCACCCCGAGTGGATGGCCGCGCACAACCCCATTTCACTCAAGCTGTTCCGCGCCTTCGGTGAGGCCTGTGTGCTCTACCGGGACCGGCACCGCGCCCCTCAGCCAGCGACTCTCAGTGCCTGA
- a CDS encoding glutamine synthetase family protein, giving the protein MVEKNNFGFAELEQWLNERRVTEIECLVPDLTGVARGKILPREKFTEDRGMRLPQVTVAMSVTGQFPEDGPYYEVIDPTDRDMQLRPDPSTVRIVPWAIDPTAQVIHDCFDHDGKLIPYAPRSVLRKVCDLYAAEGWNPVVAPELEFYLTARNTDANTPLRPPIGRSGRAETSRQAYSIDAVNEFDPLFEDIYAYCEQMGLNVDTLIHEVGAGQMEINFFHAHPLGLADEVFFFKRTVREAAMRHDMYATFMAKPIAGEPGSAMHIHQSVVDKAGRNIFSKPDGTPSDAFYHYIGGLQKYTPAAMALLAPYVNSYRRLSRFTAAPINIEWGYDNRTVGIRSPISTPEARRLENRVIGADANPYIAMAVTLACGYLGMKNKIKPKDEMKGDAYLTPFSLPRGQSDALDLLRKETDLHEVLGKEFVTVYSEIKEIEFDEYMKVISPWEREHLLLHV; this is encoded by the coding sequence ATGGTTGAGAAAAACAATTTCGGCTTCGCCGAACTCGAACAGTGGTTGAACGAACGCCGCGTGACGGAGATCGAGTGCCTGGTGCCCGATCTGACCGGCGTGGCGCGCGGCAAGATCCTGCCGCGCGAGAAGTTCACCGAAGACCGCGGCATGCGCCTGCCGCAGGTGACGGTGGCCATGAGCGTGACGGGGCAGTTTCCGGAGGATGGTCCCTATTACGAGGTCATCGATCCGACCGATCGCGACATGCAGCTGCGGCCCGATCCGAGCACCGTCCGCATCGTGCCCTGGGCCATCGACCCCACGGCCCAGGTCATTCACGACTGCTTTGACCACGATGGCAAGCTCATTCCCTACGCGCCGCGCAGCGTGCTGCGCAAGGTCTGCGATCTGTACGCCGCCGAAGGCTGGAACCCCGTGGTCGCGCCCGAGCTGGAGTTTTACCTGACGGCGCGCAACACCGACGCCAACACGCCTTTGCGTCCCCCGATCGGTCGCAGCGGCCGGGCCGAAACCTCGCGCCAGGCCTACAGCATCGACGCGGTCAATGAGTTCGATCCCTTGTTCGAGGACATCTATGCCTACTGCGAGCAGATGGGCCTGAACGTGGACACGCTGATCCACGAGGTGGGCGCGGGCCAGATGGAGATCAACTTCTTTCACGCCCATCCCCTTGGCCTGGCTGACGAGGTGTTCTTCTTCAAGCGCACGGTGCGCGAGGCCGCGATGCGGCACGACATGTACGCCACGTTCATGGCCAAGCCCATCGCCGGCGAGCCCGGCAGCGCCATGCACATCCACCAGAGCGTGGTGGACAAGGCGGGACGCAATATCTTCAGCAAACCGGATGGCACGCCCTCGGACGCCTTCTACCACTACATCGGCGGCCTGCAGAAATACACGCCGGCCGCGATGGCGCTGCTCGCGCCCTACGTGAACAGCTACCGGCGCCTGTCGCGCTTCACGGCGGCACCCATCAACATCGAATGGGGTTATGACAACCGCACGGTCGGTATCCGCTCGCCGATTTCCACGCCCGAGGCTCGGCGCCTGGAGAACCGCGTGATCGGCGCCGATGCCAACCCCTACATCGCCATGGCCGTCACCCTGGCCTGCGGCTACCTCGGCATGAAGAACAAGATCAAGCCCAAGGACGAGATGAAGGGCGACGCCTACCTCACGCCCTTTTCCTTGCCGCGTGGCCAGAGCGATGCGCTGGACCTGTTGCGCAAGGAAACCGATCTGCACGAGGTGCTGGGCAAGGAATTCGTGACCGTATACAGCGAGATCAAGGAGATCGAGTTCGACGAGTACATGAAGGTCATCTCGCCCTGGGAACGTGAGCACCTGCTGCTCCACGTCTGA